ATCGACTACGCCTGTCGGCCTCGCCTTAGGTCCCGACTTACCCAGGGAAGATTAGCTTGACCCTGGAACCCTTGGTCTTCCGGAGGACGTGTTTCTCACACGTCTTTCGCTACTCATGCCTGCATTCTCACTCGTGTGGCGTCCACGGCTGGATCACTCCGCCGCTTCACCCGCCACACGACGCTCTCCTACCCATCAACACGGCTGGACCACGAAGGCCTACCAAAAATGTCAATGCCACAACTTCGGTGGCGTGCTTGAGCCCCGTTACATTGTCGGCGCGGAATCACTTGACCAGTGAGCTATTACGCACTCTTTCAAGGGTGGCTGCTTCTAAGCCAACCTCCTGGTTGTCTAAGCAACTCCACATCCTTTTCCACTTAGCACGCGCTTTGGGACCTTAGATGGTGGTCTGGGTTGTTTCCCTCTCGACTATGAAGCTTATCCCCCACAGTCTCACTGCTGCGCTCTCACTTACCGGCATTCGGAGTTTGGCTGACGTCAGTAACCTGGTGAGGCCCATCGGCCATCCAGTAGCTCTACCTCCGGCAAGAAACACGCAACGCTGCACCTAAATGCATTTCGGAGAGAACCAGCTATCACGAAGTTTGATTGGCCTTTCACCCCTATCCACAGCTCATCCCCTCAGTTTTCAACCTAAGTGGGTTCGGCCCTCCACGACGTCTTACCGTCGCTTCAGCCTGGCCATGGATAGATCACTTCGCTTCGGGTCTAGGACATGCGACTGAATCGCCCTATTCAGACTCGCTTTCGCTACGGCTACCCCACACGGGTTAACCTCGCCACATATCACTAACTCGCAGGCTCATTCTTCAAAAGGCACGCTGTCACCCCTACTAAGGAGGCTCCAACGGTTTGTAAGCAAACGGTTTCAGGTACTATTTCACTCCCCTCCCGGGGTACTTTTCACCTTTCCCTCACGGTACTTGTCCGCTATCGGTCATCTGGGAGTATTTAGGCTTATCAGGTGGTCCTGACAGATTCACACGGGATTTCTCGGGCCCCGTGCTACTTGGGATACTCTTCACGCTGCACACGACATTTCGACTACGGGGCTGGCACCCACTACGGCCCGCCTTTCAAGACGGTTCGTCTATATCGTCACATCACGTTCACCACTCGGCAGAATGGTACGAAAAGTCCCGCAACCCCGGGCATGCAACGCCTGCCGGCTATCACACACACCCGGTTTAGCCTCATCCGCTTTCGCTCGCCACTACTCACGGAATCACTGTTGTTTTCTCTTCCTGTGGGTACTGAGATGTTTCACTTCCCCACGTTCCCTCTACCCGCCCTATATATTCAGGCGGGAGTCACCAGGTCGCACAAACGCCTGGCGGGGTTTCCCCATTCGGAAATCCTCGGATCAAAACTCGCTTATCAATTCCCCGAGGCTTATCGCAGATTGCTACGTCCTTCTTCGGCTCCAGATGCCAAGGCATCCACCGTTTGCTCTTAAAGACTTGAAATCACATGAGATGAGTCAGACCCAGGAAAAGATCTGACTCGGTTTTCTTTAAGATGCTCGCGTCCACTGTGTAGTTCTCAAAGTACGGGCGGTCCCCCAACCCCGAACCCCAACCGGGGAAACAGGAAAAGGGGCCTCGAGGTTCAGTCCCACCCACCCCCCGAAAAGAGAGCAGGCCGGCCCGGTCCCTCAGGACCCAACAGCGTGCAGCAGCCCCGCTCACCAACCCCCACGTTCCAGATCCGAAGACCGTACTAGCAGAAGTCAGCCGCGCTGACCGCATGTCAAATGTTCCACCCATGAGCTCCCGTCACACACATCCGGTGTGAATCGGGCTCTGTCAGAACCGAAGTCCTGCAGTGCTCCTTAGAAAGGAGGTGATCCAGCCGCACCTTCCGGTACGGCTACCTTGTTACGACTTAGTCCTAATTACCAATCCCACCTTCGACGGCTCCCTCCACAAGGGTTAGGCCACCGGCTTCAGGTGTTACCGACTTTCATGACTTGACGGGCGGTGTGTACAAGACCCGGGAACGTATTCACCGCAGCGTTGCTGATCTGCGATTACTAGCGACTCCGACTTCATGAGGTCGAGTTGCAGACCTCAATCCGAACTGGGACCGGCTTTTTGGGATTCGCTCCACCTCACGGTATTGCAGCCCATTGTACCGGCCATTGTAGCATGCGTGAAGCCCAAGACATAAGGGGCATGATGATTTGACGTCATCCCCACCTTCCTCCGAGTTGACCCCGGCAGTATCCCATGAGTTCCCACCATTACGTGCTGGCAACATAGAACGAGGGTTGCGCTCGTTGCGGGACTTAACCCAACATCTCACGACACGAGCTGACGACAACCATGCACCACCTGTTCACGAGTGTCCAAAGAGTTGACCATTTCTGGCCCGTTCTCGTGTATGTCAAGCCTTGGTAAGGTTCTTCGCGTTGCATCGAATTAATCCGCATGCTCCGCCGCTTGTGCGGGTCCCCGTCAATTCCTTTGAGTTTTAGCCTTGCGGCCGTACTCCCCAGGCGGGGAACTTAATGCGTTAGCTGCGTCACGGAATCCGTGGAAAGGACCCCACAACTAGTTCCCAACGTTTACGGGGTGGACTACCAGGGTATCTAAGCCTGTTTGCTCCCCACCCTTTCGCTCCTCAGCGTCAGTTACGGCCCAGAGATCTGCCTTCGCCATCGGTGTTCCTCCTGATATCTGCGCATTCCACCGCTACACCAGGAATTCCAATCTCCCCTACCGCACTCTAGTCTGCCCGTACCCACTGCAAGCCCGAGGTTGAGCCTCGGGATTTCACAGCAGACGCGACAAACCGCCTACGAGCTCTTTACGCCCAATAATTCCGGATAACGCTTGCGCCCTACGTATTACCGCGGCTGCTGGCACGTAGTTAGCCGGCGCTTTTTCTGCAGGTACCGTCACTCTCGCTTCTTCCCTGCTAAAAGAGGTTTACAACCCGAAGGCCGTCATCCCTCACGCGGCGTTGCTGCATCAGGCTTCCGCCCATTGTGCAATATTCCCCACTGCTGCCTCCCGTAGGAGTCTGGGCCGTGTCTCAGTCCCAGTGTGGCCGGTCACCCTCTCAGGCCGGCTACCCGTCGACGCCTTGGTGAGCCATTACCTCACCAACAAGCTGATAGGCCGCGAGCCCATCCCCAACCGAAAAATCTTTCCACCCACACACCATGCGGTGATGGGACATATCCAGTATTAGACACCGTTTCCAGCGCTTATCCCAGAGTCAGGGGCAGGTTGCTCACGTGTTACTCACCCGTTCGCCACTAATCCACCCCAGCAAGCTGGAGCTTCATCGTTCGACTTGCATGTGTTAAGCACGCCGCCAGCGTTCATCCTGAGCCAGGATCAAACTCTCCGTAAAAAAGAAATGCATACAACCCGGGGAAAAACCAGGCCGCAGCGAGTTTGAAACTGACCAAAGAGACAAAATCAACTGACTTCATCCAATGCCAGGCCCGAAGACCTGGTCTTTGATCCAAAGGAATTCTCAACCGACCCAAAGGCCGGACGAGGATAATTTGGCATTTGACAAGTGCACGCTGTTGAGTTCTCAAGGATCGGACGCACCCACACACCCACCCGCAAGAGCAGGACGCGCAGGGCAACTTCACTAACCTAACCGGCATCCGCGGCCGCTGTCAAAGCGGCCTGATCGGTGCCGGGTCCTCCATCCTACACCCGGGAAGTCCCGACTGAGAAGGAGGAAGTCTGTTCGCTGCTTGGAGGGGAGCCAGGCCTTCCGGCCTTCCGCTCAACCGCTTGGGGCGAACAAGTAATAATTTACGTGGATCCGGGCAGTCCGGCAAATCGCCCCAGCATCCCGGGCGTGTCGCGCTCCTCGCGCGGGCCCCGCGGGCGCTCTGTGAACCCGCCGCGCGGGCGTACAGTCGCCGCATGGACACGCACCACGAACGGCCCCGCGCCGGGCTGCGCGAACGCCTCGCTGACGAGCTCGGGCTCGACACCGCCGTCATGCCCCCACCGCCGAGACCCGTGCCGCTCTCCTCCCGGCTCGCGGTCGGTGGGCTCGCGTGGTGGAGCGTCAGTGCCGCGGGTGCCGCCCTCAGCGGCGGGGGTTCCTCGCAGCCCGACCCGGATGCGATCGCCGCGGCCTTTCGCAGCGACCGTCACCTGCTCATCGACGGCGTGCATCCCGACCCGTGGAGCCCGCTGTCCGGGTTCTGGCGCACCGCGGACGGCTGGCTGCGCACTCATGGGAACTACCCGCATCACGCGGCGGCGCTGCGCTCCGCGCTCGGGCTCACACCAGATGCCGATGCCGAGGCGGTCGGTGCGGCGCTGCAGACCACGGCATCCGGCACCGCCGAGGCCGCCATCCGCGCCGCGGGAGGCGTCGCAGTCACCGTCCGGCGGGAGGATCCGGCAGCGGATGCCGCACTGCGACAGCATCCGCTCATCGACGTCACCCGCATCGGCGACTCGGAAGCGCAGCCACTCCCCCGGTCGACCGCGGCCGCGCCGCTCGCCGGCGTGCGGGTGCTGGATCTCACCCGGGTTCTCGCTGGCCCGATCGCCACCCGCACCCTCGCGTACGCCGGCGCGGATGTGCTTCGGGTCGATCCTCCGCAGCTGCTCGAACCGGAGTGGCAGCATCTCGACACCGGGCATGGCAAGCGGTCGGCGCTGCTGGACATCGCAGCGGACCGGCCCCGGTTCGACGCCCTGCTCGCATCGGCCGACGTGGTCGTGCTCGGCTACCGGCCATCCGGACTGCGCCGGCTCGGCCTGACCCCGCGAATGCTGGCGGCACAGCATCCGCATCTCGTCGTCGCCCAGCTCAGCGCCTGGCCGGGCGAGGATTCGCCGCGCGGCTTCGACAGCATCGTGCAGGCCGACAGCGGCATCTCGTGGATCGAATCCTCTGCCGGCGACGTTCCCGGCGCCATGCCCGCGCAGGCGCTGGACCACTCCGCCGGGTACCTGCTGGCCGCCGGAGTGGCGACCGCCCTGCGGCGTCGCGCGGAGGACGGCGGTGCGTGGCTCGTGCGCACTTCGCTCCGCCGGGTCGCGGCCGAACTGCTCGGGATGCCGCGGTCGGCACCTGCACCGGCGGCGGAAGGGCCGCCTGTGACACAGAGCTTCGACGTCGGCGGACGGCAGGTGACCACGGTCGGTCCCGCCGTCCGCTGGCCGGGCTCACCCGATTCGTTCGCAGCGCTACGTCCCTGGGGTGCCGATCCTGCCGAGTGGTGAGCGCCTCTGGCCTCAGCGTGTGCCGGGCTGACGCCCCGCGCGTCCTTCCCGGCCGCGCGCCGCACGGCCCGATGCCACCACGATGGCCACGCACAGCAGCACCGTCAGCGCGCCCCACGCCCCGCACGCCCGCGGGAGCATGCGATACGCGAGATGCTGCACGGTGAACTCCTCGGTGGGCGGCCCGTACACGGCGAGCCCGATCAGCCAGGCGGTCACCAGGAACACCGGCAGCGTGAGGTACCAGGCCCAGCGCATCCAGCCGGGCAGCAGGCGCGGTCGGGCAGCCGGGCGACGCCGGCGCAGCCACAGCAGCATCCAGATCCCGATGATCAGCAGGCCGGCGACGCTCGAACCGTGCTGCAGCCACTTGTAGCCCAGCAGCGGACCCCACTGCTGCTGCAGCACCGGCACGTTCTCGACGCCCCAGCGCCCCTCGTGCGTGAACAGGTCCCACACGATGTGGGTGAGCACGCCGAGCATCAGCGAGACGACCACGACAAGCGGGTACCCGAAGCGCTCGCGCGGCGCCATCGTCTCGCGCACGGCATCCCACCCGGTGCGGCGCCATTCCGAGGGCAGCCGGGCCGCGAGAGCATCCGGTGAGAGCTCGACCAGCGCCGGCCGCAGCACCACCCGCCAGAGCAGCATCAGGACCAGCGCGATGACCGTCGTGAAGACGATGCTCGTCGCATCGTGCGTGAAGCCGTACGACAGCCCGATCCCCCGCACGAACAGCGGCAGATCGGGTGTCATCGCACCGATCGCGACGGCCGCCGGAACCAGCGGCGTGCGCATGAACGGCAGCGCGACGACCGCATGGCTCGGCGTGAACGGCATCCGTCGCCCGGGCTCAGCCGGTGAAGACGCCGGCGAGGGTCTTCTTCCCGCGGCGCAGCACCGACACCCCGCCGGGCAGTGAGCCCTGCACGGTCGCGGTGTCGTCGGCGACGCGTTCGCCGTCGAGCGTGACCCCGCCCTGGCCGATGGCGCGACGCGCCTCCGAGATGCTGGCCACCAGGCCGGTCTCGACGAGTGCGTCGGTCACCGCCGTCCCGGCGGGCAGCGTGGCGTTCGGCAGCTCCTCCAGAGCCGTGCGCAGCGTGGCGGCGTCGAGCGTCGACAGGTCGCCCTGGCCGAACAGCGCCTCGGATGCCGCGATGACGGCGGCCGTGGCCTCGAGTCCGTGCACGGTGGCGCACACCTCCAGCGCGAGGCGCTTCTGCGCCGCGCGGCGGAACGGCTCGGTCTCGACGAACTTCGCGTACTCCTCGATCTCGGCCCGGCTCAGGAAGGTGAACACCTTCAGCCGGTCGATGACGTCGGCATCCGCGGTGCCCAGCCAGAACTGGTACATGCGGTACGGGCTGCACATCTCGGCGTCCAGCCAGATCGCGTTGCCCTCGCTCTTGCCGAACTTGGTGCCGTCGCTGTTGGTGATCAGCGGGGTGCCGATCGCGTGCGCCGAGACGCCCTCGACGCGGTGGATGAGGTCGGTACCGCTGGTGAGGTTGCCCCACTGGTCGCTGCCGCCGGTCTGCAGCACGCAGCCGTACTGCCGGTACAGCTCGAGGAAGTCCATGCCCTGCAGGATCTGGTAGCTGAACTCGGTGTAGCTGATGCCGGCGTCGGAGTTCAGGCGCGCGGCGACAGCATCCTTCTTGAGCATCGTCCCGACGCGGTAGTGCTTGCCGATCTCGCGCAGGAAGTCGATCGCGCTCAGCGGCGCCGTCCAGTCGAGGTTGTTCACGATGCGCGCGGCGTTGTCGCCCTCGAAGCTGAGGAACCGCTCGACCTGCGCGCGCAGCCGGCCCACCCACTCCTCGACGGTCTCGCGGGTGTTCAGCGTGCGCTCGGCAGTCGGGCGCGGGTCGCCGATGAGGCCGGTCGACCCGCCCACCAGACCGAGCGGCTTGTGGCCGGCCAGCTGGATGCGACGCAGCGTGAGCAGCTGCACGAGGTTGCCCAGGTGCAGGCTGGGGGCGGTCGGGTCGAAGCCGCAGTAATACGTGATCGGATCCCCGCCGAGAAGGGCGCGCAGCGCCTCCTGATCGGTGGACACGTGGACCAGGCCGCGCCACAGCAGCTCGTCCCACACGTTCTCGAACGTGGGGTCGAGCGCCACGGTGCTGGTCGTCAGCGCCGTGCTCGTGGAGAGCGCGGCGGTCGTCAGAGCGGGATTCGACACGCGTTCCAGGCTATCAGCGGTGCTCCGCTCAGCTGCGCACTCCCCACCAGACCAGGAAAGCCGCTCCCAGGGCGACGACCCAGCTGACCAGGCTGCCGACGAGGAAGTACTCGGCGCGCGCGCCGGTCTCGCCGTCCTTCGATATCTCGGGGAAGCGCACGATGCCCTTCGCCGCCAGCATCGCGGCCAGCAGCGAGTATGCGGCGGCGAGGGTGAGGACTACGACGAGGATGCGCTCGAGCGGCCCGATGAGCCGGCCGCCCTGG
This is a stretch of genomic DNA from Microbacterium sp. YJN-G. It encodes these proteins:
- the tyrS gene encoding tyrosine--tRNA ligase, which translates into the protein MTTSTVALDPTFENVWDELLWRGLVHVSTDQEALRALLGGDPITYYCGFDPTAPSLHLGNLVQLLTLRRIQLAGHKPLGLVGGSTGLIGDPRPTAERTLNTRETVEEWVGRLRAQVERFLSFEGDNAARIVNNLDWTAPLSAIDFLREIGKHYRVGTMLKKDAVAARLNSDAGISYTEFSYQILQGMDFLELYRQYGCVLQTGGSDQWGNLTSGTDLIHRVEGVSAHAIGTPLITNSDGTKFGKSEGNAIWLDAEMCSPYRMYQFWLGTADADVIDRLKVFTFLSRAEIEEYAKFVETEPFRRAAQKRLALEVCATVHGLEATAAVIAASEALFGQGDLSTLDAATLRTALEELPNATLPAGTAVTDALVETGLVASISEARRAIGQGGVTLDGERVADDTATVQGSLPGGVSVLRRGKKTLAGVFTG
- a CDS encoding CoA transferase → MDTHHERPRAGLRERLADELGLDTAVMPPPPRPVPLSSRLAVGGLAWWSVSAAGAALSGGGSSQPDPDAIAAAFRSDRHLLIDGVHPDPWSPLSGFWRTADGWLRTHGNYPHHAAALRSALGLTPDADAEAVGAALQTTASGTAEAAIRAAGGVAVTVRREDPAADAALRQHPLIDVTRIGDSEAQPLPRSTAAAPLAGVRVLDLTRVLAGPIATRTLAYAGADVLRVDPPQLLEPEWQHLDTGHGKRSALLDIAADRPRFDALLASADVVVLGYRPSGLRRLGLTPRMLAAQHPHLVVAQLSAWPGEDSPRGFDSIVQADSGISWIESSAGDVPGAMPAQALDHSAGYLLAAGVATALRRRAEDGGAWLVRTSLRRVAAELLGMPRSAPAPAAEGPPVTQSFDVGGRQVTTVGPAVRWPGSPDSFAALRPWGADPAEW
- a CDS encoding DUF4184 family protein, whose amino-acid sequence is MPFTPSHAVVALPFMRTPLVPAAVAIGAMTPDLPLFVRGIGLSYGFTHDATSIVFTTVIALVLMLLWRVVLRPALVELSPDALAARLPSEWRRTGWDAVRETMAPRERFGYPLVVVVSLMLGVLTHIVWDLFTHEGRWGVENVPVLQQQWGPLLGYKWLQHGSSVAGLLIIGIWMLLWLRRRRPAARPRLLPGWMRWAWYLTLPVFLVTAWLIGLAVYGPPTEEFTVQHLAYRMLPRACGAWGALTVLLCVAIVVASGRAARGREGRAGRQPGTR